The nucleotide sequence CTGGTGCGCGCGCACCGCGGCTGGTGGAACCGCTTCTACCAGCGCAGCCTGCTCTCCGTGCCCGACAAGCGGATTCAGGACTTCTACTGGATCCAGCTCTACAAGGCCGCCTGCGCCACCCGCGCCGGAAGACCCTCGATGTCCGAGTGGGGACCCTGGTACCCCGAGACCGGCGGGAGTTGGACCGCGGTCTGGTGGAACCTCAACGTCCAGATCGCCACCTGGCTCATCCAGGGCTCCAACCACCTCGAACTCGACTCCGTCACCTCCACCTTCAGGGACTTCGAGAAGAATCTGCCGCTGTCCCTCCCGCCCGAGATCCCGAACGAGCAGATCTACGCGCTGTCCCACCCCTCCGACTGGACGCTGCGCCCCGGCGCCCACACCGTCGGCGTCCCGGGCACCTCCACCAAGACCGACAACAACGGCAACCTCTCCTGGGCCATGCACAACGTCTGGCTCAGCTACCGCCACACCATGGACATCCGTATCGTGCGCGACGTCCTCTACCCGATCCTCGTCAAAGCGGTGAACTACTACGACCACTTCCTCTACGAGGGCGGTGACGGCAAGCTGCATCTGCCGCTCACCCGGTCCCCGGAGTACGCGGACGCGGTGGACTGCACCTACGACCTCTCCCTGCTCCGCTGGGGCTGCGCCACCCTCCTGGACTGCCTGCGCATCCTCCGCACCGACAACCCGCGCGCCGGGCGCTGGCGGGAGATCCTGCGGCGGCTGGTCGACTACCCGCGCGACGCGACCGGCGTCACGATCGGCGCCGGCACACCACTGGCCGACTCCCACCGCCACTTCTCGCACATGCTGTGGCTGTACCCGCTGCACGAGCTCACCTGGGACCGGCCGGCCGACCGGCACATCATGCGGACCACCTTCGACCACTGGACCGAGGACCGCAGCCTCTGGGCGGGGTACAGCTACGCGGCGGCCTCCTCGATGGCGTCGCGGATGGGGCGGCCCGAGGACGCCCTCGACTTCCTCACCACCTTCACCGGGAACCTCTTCGACGAGTCCTACATGGACTGCTACATGACCGCGAACACCATGTACGCCGAGGACACCAACCTGGGCATCGAAAGCCCTCTGAGCACGGCCCAGTCGATCCTCGACATGGGTATACAGAGCCATGGCGGCGTCGTTCGGGTCTTCCCCTCCGTGTCACGGCGCTGGCCGGACGTCTCGTTCCAGGCACTGCGCGCCCAGGGCGCGTTCCTCGTCGACGCGGACCGCTCCGGCGGCAGGACCCGGTGGGTGCGGGTGCACAGCGAGGCGGGCGCGCCACTGGTGCTGCAACACGGCATCGCCGGCGCCATCGACGTACGGGACGAGCACGGCCGCCGGCTGCGGTACCGGGAGACCGGACCCGGCCGTATCGAGATCCCGCTCGGCCGGGACGAGACGGCCGTCATCGCCCCGCGCGGCACCCACCCGGATCTGCGACCGCGCGACGTACCGGCCGTCGGCGACGCGAAGCCGTGGGGACTGCCGGACTGAGCCGGGGCGTGTCAGGTGAGCAGCCACATGTAGGACGAGGTGAGGCCCGAGGCCAGCCAGAACGATCCGGAGGCGATCCCGATGATGATCAGTACCGCCAGCGCGCTGTCTATCTTTTCCACCCGCGGGGACGGACGCCGGGGCTCCAGGTCATGTGAACTCACCCGTCCACCATATATGGCAAGAAGTGGGTGTGTGTGGCGGCTTGTTGAGGACCTTGGCAAGGCGAAGTGATCGGAGCCCGAATCGACCGGCTGCGTCCCGGATCATCAGCCTCGTCCTCGTACCCGACAAACCCGCCGAAGCCGGGACGGGCACCGGCGTCGGCGGGGAGGCCGCGAGCGAGACCTGAGCGGCTGCGCGATCGCGCGACCGGACCGAAATGCTAACCGAGGTTCCACCTGCCCACGCGCTCCTCGTCGAGCCCGGTCGCGTCCATCTGGTACGTCACGGCCGTGATCTTCGCGCCCTCCGGTACTTCGAAGATCACCCACCCGGCGGCCCGCTCGCCCGGCTGGAGGATCAGGGAGAGGTCCAAGGACTCGCCGACGGTGGGGGACCCGGGCTTGCCGAAGTACCTCTTCCCCGTCGAGTCGATGACCTTCGCCCCGTTGTACCCGCTGTCGTGGTAGGTGCCCGTGCCCGTGCCGACGATCGAGAACTCCGCCGCGACCAGGCGCTCCCCGGGGGGAGCCTTGAAGTAGGCGATCTCCGCCTGGGCGCGGTCCACGTACCTCTTCAACGTGAAGTCGGCCCGGACCGTGCCAGTGGTGTCCAGATTGCCGGCCAGTCCATCCAGCGCGAGAGTGTCGCCGAGCTTGCCGACCGGCGGCCCCGCGCTGCTGGGCGCGGCGTCCGGCGCCTGCTCCCCGCCGGGTTCGGCCGGGCCGCTGGGGCCGGTGTTCTTCGTGGGCCCGCCCTTGCCGATGCCCACGTCCGAACCGCCGCATGCCACAAGGGCGCCGCCCGCACCGGCTCGCCCCTGTTCACCTGGCCTGCCGTCGTCCTCTACGCGCTGCTCGTCGCCGCCTGGGCCGTGGTCGCCTGCCGCTCACTGGGCCACGCCGCCGCGCACGCGGGCAGGCCGAAGAGCCGGGCGTAACCCGGTGCCGGTCGCGGTGCCGCTCAATGGAAAGCCGCCGCACAGGTCTTGACCTACCCCGCGCGCCACCCGCAGAGTGCTCGGTAATGCGCATAGGTAATGCGCATTACCACTCGGCGGGGAGAAGGAATCAAGCGTGGAGCAGTCGAGGAAGCGGGCGAAGCCGGGGCGGAATCCGGGCTCGGTCGGCCGCACGTCACGCCCGCGGCAGGCGGAGGTGGCCCAGCTCGCCGGAGTCTCGCAGGCCACGGTCTCGCTGGTGCTGTCGGCCCGCACGGACGGCAAGGCGGCGACGATCTCCGAGGAGACCCGGGAGCGCGTCCTCGACGCCGCCCGCAGCCTCGGGTACGTGCACGACCCGGCCGCGCGGCGGCTGGCCGCCGCCCGCAACAACCTCCTCGGCGTCTTCAGCTTCACCGCGACGTTCCCGACGGACGTGCAGCACTCGTACTATCCGTTCCTCGTCGGCGTGGAGCAGGAGGCGGCTGCCCGGGGCTACGACCTGGTGCTCTTCACCGGGTCGAGCGCGGGCGGGCCGGACGCGCTGAGCCGGGTGCGGCTGGCCGACGGCTGCCTCTTCCTCGGCCGCCACGCGCCGGGCGCCGAGCTCAAGCGGCTCGTGGCCGACGGGTTCCCGGTGGTCCACCTGGGCCGCCGCGAGGAACTGGAGGGGCTGGCC is from Streptomyces hygroscopicus and encodes:
- a CDS encoding large secreted protein, producing MTPTTGNGISRRGVIGSAAVVGSAVALGAAGPLGGSGTAWAAPRGADEAGSLSERLARAAALRWRRMPGDWKDGPFLANGLLGVNVYRGATANSVKVMVSHYHVQDQRPQWAATYGYSRLPIGHFDLTLAGEVTGVDWTLDIWDAELTGTVTTTRGSVRFSMLVHNARSALLISTVPSAGEESAAWSFTWMPAASPRTKGKPADYTGNPDPRTGSTGDTHYVEQPLIAGGGWATAWRERRVGTGRLLAAHIVYRYPDDLAKTTELAVAEVARTLAEDPDELVRAHRGWWNRFYQRSLLSVPDKRIQDFYWIQLYKAACATRAGRPSMSEWGPWYPETGGSWTAVWWNLNVQIATWLIQGSNHLELDSVTSTFRDFEKNLPLSLPPEIPNEQIYALSHPSDWTLRPGAHTVGVPGTSTKTDNNGNLSWAMHNVWLSYRHTMDIRIVRDVLYPILVKAVNYYDHFLYEGGDGKLHLPLTRSPEYADAVDCTYDLSLLRWGCATLLDCLRILRTDNPRAGRWREILRRLVDYPRDATGVTIGAGTPLADSHRHFSHMLWLYPLHELTWDRPADRHIMRTTFDHWTEDRSLWAGYSYAAASSMASRMGRPEDALDFLTTFTGNLFDESYMDCYMTANTMYAEDTNLGIESPLSTAQSILDMGIQSHGGVVRVFPSVSRRWPDVSFQALRAQGAFLVDADRSGGRTRWVRVHSEAGAPLVLQHGIAGAIDVRDEHGRRLRYRETGPGRIEIPLGRDETAVIAPRGTHPDLRPRDVPAVGDAKPWGLPD